From one Streptomyces sp. ICC1 genomic stretch:
- a CDS encoding glycosyltransferase family 2 protein produces MHNAAASTHNEANHPVPVLSVVIPIYNEQEALPLTVARLRPILDGLGVDYEVVGIDDGSTDATPVIMQKIRQDWPELRIVRFARNSGHQAALTAGIHRAYGEYVVSIDADLQDPPEKIAEMFALAREKDLDIVYGVRGDRGTDTFFKRRTAGAYYWLMRKLVGKNMPNQAGDFRLLSRAAVDALKSLPEHQPVYRLLVPWLGFSSGEVVYVREERVAGSTHYPLSKMVRLALDSITNFSAAPLRLATWLGLLSFLVCFCLAVYTTLQYAFGSTVPGWSSLFIGMLFIGGVQLVCVGLLGEYIGRIYSAVQARPAYFVGYDSAEQDDAARGAKTSEYAA; encoded by the coding sequence ATGCACAACGCAGCAGCCTCGACGCACAACGAGGCCAACCATCCCGTTCCCGTGTTGTCGGTCGTCATCCCGATTTACAACGAGCAGGAGGCGCTGCCGCTGACGGTGGCCCGTCTGCGTCCGATCCTGGACGGGCTCGGTGTGGACTACGAGGTCGTCGGCATAGACGACGGCAGCACCGATGCCACCCCGGTCATCATGCAGAAGATCCGCCAGGACTGGCCCGAGCTGCGCATCGTCCGCTTCGCCCGCAACTCCGGACACCAGGCCGCGCTCACCGCGGGCATCCACCGGGCCTACGGCGAGTACGTCGTCAGCATCGACGCCGACCTCCAGGACCCGCCGGAGAAGATCGCGGAGATGTTCGCGCTCGCCCGCGAGAAGGACCTGGACATCGTCTACGGCGTGCGCGGCGACCGCGGCACCGACACCTTCTTCAAGCGGCGCACGGCCGGCGCCTACTACTGGCTGATGCGCAAGCTCGTCGGCAAGAACATGCCCAACCAGGCGGGCGACTTCCGCCTCCTGAGCCGGGCCGCCGTCGACGCGCTGAAGTCCCTGCCCGAGCACCAGCCGGTCTACCGGCTGCTCGTGCCGTGGCTCGGCTTCAGCAGCGGCGAGGTCGTCTACGTCCGCGAGGAGCGGGTCGCCGGCAGCACCCACTACCCGCTGTCCAAGATGGTCCGCCTCGCCCTCGACAGCATCACGAACTTCTCCGCGGCCCCGCTGCGCCTCGCCACCTGGCTGGGCCTGCTGAGCTTCCTGGTCTGCTTCTGCCTCGCGGTCTACACGACCCTGCAGTACGCCTTCGGCTCGACCGTGCCGGGCTGGTCCTCGCTGTTCATCGGCATGCTCTTCATCGGCGGTGTGCAGCTCGTCTGCGTGGGCCTGCTCGGTGAGTACATCGGGCGGATCTACTCGGCCGTCCAGGCCCGGCCGGCCTACTTCGTCGGCTACGACTCCGCCGAGCAGGACGACGCGGCGCGCGGCGCCAAGACCTCCGAGTACGCGGCCTGA
- a CDS encoding NUDIX hydrolase translates to MTTTDDYATYIASLPRVLAGAAALYRDAEGRVLLVEPNYREGWALPGGTIESDGGESPRTAARRESAEEIGIDVPLGRLLAVDWTLGPDRPPLVAYLYDGGVLDAGQLASVKLQEEELISWRLVEPAELTDYLLGSLGLRTAEAYRVLRSGEGTAELENGRPPHLS, encoded by the coding sequence GTGACCACCACGGATGACTACGCCACCTACATCGCGAGCCTGCCCCGGGTGCTGGCCGGCGCGGCCGCCCTCTACCGGGACGCGGAGGGCCGGGTGCTCCTCGTCGAGCCCAACTACCGCGAGGGCTGGGCCCTGCCGGGCGGCACCATCGAGTCGGACGGGGGCGAGTCCCCGCGCACGGCCGCCCGCCGCGAGAGCGCCGAGGAGATCGGCATCGACGTACCGCTCGGCCGGCTGCTCGCCGTCGACTGGACGCTCGGCCCGGACCGGCCCCCGCTCGTCGCGTACCTCTACGACGGCGGCGTCCTCGACGCCGGACAGCTCGCCTCCGTCAAGCTCCAGGAGGAGGAGCTGATCTCGTGGCGGCTGGTGGAGCCGGCCGAGCTGACGGACTATCTGCTGGGATCGCTCGGCCTGCGCACCGCGGAGGCGTACCGGGTCCTGCGGTCCGGAGAAGGCACCGCCGAGCTGGAGAACGGGCGCCCCCCGCACCTCTCGTAG
- a CDS encoding methylated-DNA--[protein]-cysteine S-methyltransferase → MSSGKQHTVIDSPYGPLTLVATGGVLSGLYMTGQRHRPAEESFGERVAAGEEPFPEVARQLTAYFAGERTSFDLPVRLEGTDFQRSVWEQLVRIPYGKTWSYGELAARLGKPNASRAVGLANGKNPVGIIVPCHRVIGASGSMTGYGGGIDRKVRLLAFESGADAL, encoded by the coding sequence ATGAGCAGCGGCAAGCAGCACACCGTCATCGACAGCCCCTACGGGCCGCTCACCCTCGTCGCCACCGGCGGCGTCCTGAGCGGGCTCTACATGACCGGGCAGCGTCACCGGCCCGCCGAGGAGTCCTTCGGCGAGCGCGTCGCGGCCGGCGAGGAGCCCTTCCCCGAGGTGGCGCGGCAGCTGACCGCGTACTTCGCCGGGGAGCGGACCTCCTTCGACCTGCCGGTCCGGCTGGAGGGCACCGACTTCCAGCGCAGCGTGTGGGAGCAGCTCGTCCGGATCCCCTACGGGAAGACCTGGTCGTACGGGGAGCTGGCGGCCAGGCTCGGCAAGCCGAACGCCTCGCGCGCGGTGGGCCTGGCCAACGGCAAGAACCCGGTGGGCATCATCGTGCCGTGCCACCGCGTGATCGGGGCGTCCGGCTCCATGACCGGCTACGGCGGCGGCATCGACCGCAAGGTGCGCCTGCTCGCCTTCGAGTCCGGGGCGGACGCGCTCTAG
- a CDS encoding AlkA N-terminal domain-containing protein, translating to MHTDTERCVRAVQSKDARFDGWFFTAVRTTGIYCRPSCPAVPPKVENMTFLPSAAACQQSGYRACKRCRPDTSPGSPEWNARADTVARAMRLIQDGVVDREGVPGLASRLGYSSRQVERQLNAELGAGPLALARAQRAQTARLLIETSGLPMGDVAFAAGFSSIRTFNDTVREVFALAPSELRARAEKGPKQAQVPGTISLRLPFRAPLNPDNLFGHLAATAVPGVEEWRAGAYRRTLRLPYGTGVVALSPQPDHIDCRLALTDLRDLTIAISRCRRLLDLDADPEAVDEQLSADPLLAPLVAKAPGRRVPRTVDAQEFAVRAVLGQQVSTAAARTHAARLVRALGEPVADPDPEGGLTHLFPSSQALAGLDPQSLALPLSRRTTLTTLVSALADGSLPLGTDSDWDSARARLAALPGFGPWTTEIIAMRALGDPDAFIPSDLGIRRAAKGLGLPSTPAALTARAAHWRPWRAYAVQYLWATEDHAVNFLPA from the coding sequence ATGCACACCGACACCGAGCGCTGCGTGAGGGCCGTCCAGTCCAAGGACGCTCGCTTCGACGGCTGGTTCTTCACCGCCGTCAGGACCACCGGCATCTACTGCCGGCCGAGCTGCCCCGCCGTACCGCCCAAGGTCGAGAACATGACCTTCCTGCCCAGCGCCGCCGCCTGCCAGCAGAGCGGGTACCGGGCCTGCAAGCGGTGCCGGCCCGACACCTCCCCCGGCTCCCCCGAGTGGAACGCCCGCGCCGACACCGTCGCCCGCGCCATGCGCCTCATCCAGGACGGCGTGGTCGACCGCGAGGGCGTCCCGGGGCTGGCCTCCAGGCTCGGCTACTCCTCCCGTCAGGTGGAGCGCCAGCTCAACGCGGAGCTCGGCGCCGGGCCGCTCGCCCTCGCCCGGGCGCAGCGCGCGCAGACCGCCCGGCTGCTCATCGAGACCTCCGGGCTCCCGATGGGCGACGTCGCCTTCGCCGCCGGCTTCTCCTCGATCCGGACCTTCAACGACACCGTCCGCGAGGTCTTCGCGCTGGCGCCCAGCGAGCTGCGGGCCCGGGCCGAGAAGGGGCCAAAGCAGGCCCAGGTGCCCGGCACCATCAGTCTGCGGCTCCCCTTCCGGGCCCCGCTCAACCCCGACAACCTCTTCGGCCACCTCGCCGCCACCGCCGTCCCCGGGGTCGAGGAGTGGCGGGCGGGCGCGTACCGCCGCACGCTGCGGCTCCCGTACGGCACCGGCGTCGTCGCCCTGAGCCCGCAGCCCGACCACATCGACTGCCGGCTCGCCCTCACCGACCTGCGCGACCTCACCATCGCCATCAGCCGCTGCCGGCGGCTCCTGGACCTCGACGCCGACCCCGAGGCCGTCGACGAGCAGCTGAGCGCGGACCCGCTGCTGGCGCCGCTGGTGGCCAAGGCCCCCGGGCGCCGGGTGCCCCGTACGGTCGACGCGCAGGAGTTCGCCGTACGGGCGGTCCTCGGCCAGCAGGTGTCCACCGCGGCGGCCCGTACGCACGCGGCCCGGCTGGTGCGCGCGCTGGGCGAGCCGGTGGCGGACCCCGATCCCGAGGGCGGGCTGACGCACCTGTTCCCGTCCTCGCAGGCGCTGGCCGGGCTCGATCCGCAGTCGCTGGCCCTGCCGCTCAGCCGGCGCACCACCCTGACCACGCTCGTCTCGGCGCTCGCCGACGGCTCGCTGCCGCTCGGCACCGACAGCGACTGGGACAGCGCCCGTGCGCGGCTGGCCGCGCTGCCCGGTTTCGGGCCGTGGACCACCGAGATCATCGCGATGCGGGCGCTGGGCGACCCGGACGCCTTCATCCCCTCCGACCTCGGGATCCGGCGGGCCGCGAAGGGGCTGGGGCTGCCGTCGACGCCCGCCGCCCTGACGGCCCGCGCGGCGCACTGGCGGCCGTGGCGCGCCTACGCCGTGCAGTACCTGTGGGCCACCGAGGACCACGCAGTCAACTTCCTGCCCGCCTGA
- the pssA gene encoding CDP-diacylglycerol--serine O-phosphatidyltransferase has product MPLSLRLSIADTLTLGNATCGFMAVYFTTTGILIPHLTGSGESGMARSSAATAVILMLLAAVFDLFDGIVARKLRSSPMGAELDNLSDLISFGLAPAYFVLVYGMVAVDAVQKMSALAAIVVLLAVVLRLARFSCVTMKDGMFQGMPSPFGALTVVSIVLLELPFIPTLLAIIGVAWLMVSRVEYPKPRGVLAVAMLSWIVGAMGLLAAWAFDAPGGGLLLQTGCALQIALAATIPLFATTRRANTFRHNRREARATQAP; this is encoded by the coding sequence ATGCCGCTCTCACTGCGGCTGTCGATAGCGGACACCCTCACCCTCGGCAACGCGACGTGCGGATTCATGGCGGTGTACTTCACCACCACCGGGATCCTCATTCCGCACCTGACCGGCAGCGGCGAGTCCGGCATGGCCCGCAGCAGTGCGGCCACGGCCGTGATACTGATGCTGCTCGCCGCGGTCTTCGACCTCTTCGACGGCATCGTGGCCCGCAAGCTGCGCAGCTCCCCGATGGGCGCCGAGCTGGACAACCTGTCCGACCTGATCAGCTTCGGACTGGCTCCCGCCTACTTCGTGCTCGTCTACGGCATGGTCGCCGTGGACGCCGTCCAGAAGATGTCGGCTCTGGCCGCGATCGTGGTGCTGCTGGCCGTGGTGCTGCGCCTGGCGAGATTCAGCTGCGTGACGATGAAGGACGGCATGTTCCAGGGCATGCCGAGCCCCTTCGGCGCGCTGACGGTCGTCTCGATCGTGCTGCTGGAGCTGCCGTTCATCCCGACGCTGCTGGCGATCATCGGGGTGGCGTGGCTGATGGTGAGCCGGGTCGAGTACCCCAAGCCGCGGGGTGTCCTCGCGGTGGCGATGCTGAGCTGGATCGTCGGGGCCATGGGCCTGCTGGCGGCGTGGGCGTTCGACGCACCGGGCGGCGGGCTGCTGCTCCAGACCGGGTGCGCCCTCCAGATCGCCCTGGCGGCGACGATCCCGCTGTTCGCGACGACCCGTCGCGCGAACACGTTCCGCCACAACCGCCGCGAGGCGAGGGCCACGCAGGCCCCGTAG
- a CDS encoding phosphatidylserine decarboxylase: MPHSQTSAPRVGLLGGRLARGASPWLLPTVATAALSLARARKSGRWAAVAVPTTALAAGMLWFFRDPEREITQGRVISPADGVVQSIMPWKDGRTRVAIFMSPLNVHVNRAPLAGTVTSVEHVPGGFVPAFNKESENNERVVWHFDTELGDIEMVQIAGAVARRIVPYLPAGSKVEQGERIGLIRFGSRVDIYLPEGVEVAVEVGQATTAGVTRIDRD, from the coding sequence ATGCCCCACAGCCAAACCTCTGCACCTCGCGTCGGCCTCCTCGGTGGACGCCTCGCGCGCGGAGCATCGCCGTGGCTTCTGCCGACCGTCGCCACCGCCGCCCTCAGCCTCGCCCGGGCCCGCAAGTCCGGCCGCTGGGCGGCAGTAGCCGTGCCCACCACCGCGCTCGCGGCGGGCATGCTGTGGTTCTTCCGCGACCCCGAGCGTGAGATCACGCAGGGCCGGGTCATCTCGCCCGCCGACGGTGTGGTGCAGAGCATCATGCCGTGGAAGGACGGGCGGACCCGGGTCGCGATCTTCATGAGCCCGCTGAACGTCCACGTCAACCGCGCGCCCCTCGCGGGCACGGTGACGTCCGTGGAGCACGTCCCCGGCGGATTCGTTCCGGCGTTCAACAAGGAGAGCGAGAACAACGAGCGCGTTGTCTGGCACTTCGACACCGAGCTCGGCGACATCGAGATGGTGCAGATCGCCGGCGCCGTCGCGCGCCGCATCGTCCCCTACCTGCCGGCCGGCTCCAAGGTGGAGCAGGGCGAGCGCATCGGTCTGATCCGCTTCGGATCGCGCGTCGACATCTACCTCCCGGAGGGCGTCGAGGTCGCGGTCGAGGTCGGTCAGGCCACCACCGCGGGGGTGACCCGAATTGACCGTGACTGA
- a CDS encoding acyl-CoA dehydrogenase family protein, protein MSRLAQTAGLTDDQRDILKTVREFVDKEIIPVATELEHRDEYPQAIVDGLKELGLFGLMIPEEYGGLGESLLTYALCVEEIARGWMSVSGIINTHFIVAYMLKQHGTQEQREYFLPRMALGEVRGAFSMSEPGLGSDVSAITSKAVKDGDEYVLNGQKMWLTNGGTSTLVAVLVRSDEGHPEGTAPHKSMTTFLVEKEAGFGEVRPGLTIPGKIDKMGYKGVDTTELIMDGLRIPANRVLGGQTGRGFYQMMDGVEVGRVNVAARGCGVAQRAFELGVTYAQQRHTFGKAIAEHQAIQFKLAEMATKVEAAHAMMVNAARKKDSGERNDLEAGMAKYLASEYCKEVVEDAFRIHGGYGFSKEYEIERLYREAPMLLIGEGTAEIQKMIIGRRLLEEYRLQG, encoded by the coding sequence ATGAGCCGACTTGCCCAGACCGCCGGCCTGACGGACGACCAGAGGGACATCCTCAAGACCGTCCGGGAGTTCGTCGACAAGGAGATCATCCCGGTCGCGACCGAGCTGGAGCACCGCGACGAGTACCCGCAGGCGATCGTCGACGGCCTCAAGGAACTCGGCCTCTTCGGCCTGATGATCCCGGAGGAGTACGGCGGCCTGGGTGAGTCGCTGCTCACCTACGCGCTGTGCGTCGAGGAGATCGCGCGCGGCTGGATGTCCGTCTCGGGCATCATCAACACGCACTTCATCGTGGCGTACATGCTCAAGCAGCACGGCACCCAGGAGCAGCGGGAGTACTTCCTTCCGCGGATGGCGCTGGGCGAGGTGCGCGGCGCGTTCTCGATGTCCGAGCCGGGGCTCGGCTCCGATGTGTCGGCCATCACGTCCAAGGCGGTGAAGGACGGCGACGAGTACGTCCTGAACGGCCAGAAGATGTGGCTGACGAACGGCGGCACGTCCACGCTGGTGGCCGTCCTGGTCCGCAGTGACGAAGGACACCCTGAGGGCACGGCGCCCCACAAGTCGATGACGACCTTCCTCGTGGAGAAGGAGGCCGGCTTCGGTGAGGTGCGCCCCGGCCTGACCATCCCCGGCAAGATCGACAAGATGGGCTACAAGGGCGTCGACACGACCGAGCTCATCATGGACGGACTGCGCATTCCGGCCAATCGGGTCCTTGGCGGCCAGACGGGCCGAGGGTTTTACCAAATGATGGACGGGGTCGAGGTCGGCCGCGTCAACGTGGCGGCCCGTGGCTGCGGCGTCGCACAGCGTGCGTTCGAGCTGGGTGTCACTTATGCCCAGCAACGTCACACTTTCGGCAAGGCCATCGCCGAGCACCAGGCGATCCAGTTCAAGCTGGCCGAGATGGCTACCAAGGTCGAAGCCGCCCATGCGATGATGGTCAATGCAGCACGCAAAAAGGACTCCGGGGAACGAAACGACCTCGAAGCAGGGATGGCGAAGTACCTCGCCTCCGAGTACTGCAAGGAGGTGGTGGAGGACGCGTTCCGAATCCACGGTGGCTACGGCTTCTCGAAGGAGTACGAGATCGAGCGCCTCTACCGCGAGGCGCCCATGCTGCTGATCGGTGAAGGTACCGCCGAGATCCAGAAAATGATCATCGGGCGACGCCTGCTCGAGGAGTACCGACTCCAGGGCTGA
- a CDS encoding MaoC family dehydratase, with protein sequence MQFGRTYEEFEVGAVYKHWPGKTVTEYDDHLFCLLTMNHHPLHMDSNYAENTTDFGKNVVVGNYIYSLLLGMSVPDVSGKAIANLEIESLRHVAPTFHGDTLYGETTVLDKTPSKSKNDRGIVYVETKGYKQDGTLVCVFRRKVMVPTETYIKERGGEQPGRPTLKEQGK encoded by the coding sequence ATGCAGTTCGGACGCACCTACGAAGAGTTCGAGGTCGGGGCGGTCTACAAGCACTGGCCCGGAAAGACGGTCACCGAGTACGACGACCACCTCTTCTGCCTGCTGACCATGAACCACCACCCGCTGCACATGGACAGCAACTACGCCGAGAACACGACCGACTTCGGCAAGAACGTCGTCGTGGGCAACTACATCTACTCGCTGCTGCTGGGCATGTCCGTGCCGGACGTCTCCGGCAAGGCGATCGCCAACCTGGAGATCGAGTCGCTGCGCCACGTGGCGCCGACCTTCCACGGCGACACCCTCTACGGCGAGACCACGGTCCTCGACAAGACCCCGTCGAAGTCGAAGAACGACCGCGGCATCGTCTACGTGGAGACCAAGGGCTACAAGCAGGACGGCACCCTCGTCTGCGTCTTCCGGCGCAAGGTGATGGTCCCGACCGAGACGTACATCAAGGAGCGCGGCGGCGAGCAGCCCGGCCGCCCCACGCTGAAGGAACAGGGGAAGTAG
- a CDS encoding CoA ester lyase — MTTPSSPVDRLRPRRSCLAVPGSNPRFLEKAQGLPADQVFLDLEDACAPLAKEGARHTIVDALNNGDWTGKTRVVRVNDWTTHWTYRDVITVVEGAGQNLDCIMLPKVQDAQQVVALDLLLTQIEKTMGFEVGKIGIEAQIENAKGLVNVDAIAAASPRLETIIFGPADFMASINMKSLVVGMQPPGYGADAYHYILMRILMAARMHDLQAIDGPFLQIKNVDGYREVAGRAAALGFDGKWVLHPGQVDAANEVFSPSQEDYDHAELILDAYDWCTSEAGGKKGSAMLGDEMIDEASRKMALVISGKGRAAGMRRTTKFEIPEG, encoded by the coding sequence ATGACCACGCCCTCTTCCCCGGTCGACCGGCTGCGGCCGCGCCGCTCCTGCCTCGCGGTGCCGGGTTCCAACCCCCGGTTCCTGGAGAAGGCCCAGGGCCTGCCGGCCGACCAGGTCTTCCTCGACCTGGAGGACGCCTGCGCCCCGCTCGCCAAGGAGGGCGCCCGCCACACCATCGTGGACGCGCTGAACAACGGCGACTGGACCGGCAAGACCCGCGTGGTGCGCGTCAACGACTGGACCACGCACTGGACGTACCGCGACGTGATCACGGTCGTCGAGGGCGCCGGCCAGAACCTCGACTGCATCATGCTGCCGAAGGTCCAGGACGCCCAGCAGGTCGTGGCGCTCGACCTCCTGCTGACGCAGATCGAGAAGACCATGGGCTTCGAGGTCGGGAAGATCGGCATCGAGGCGCAGATCGAGAACGCCAAGGGCCTGGTCAACGTCGACGCGATCGCCGCCGCCTCGCCGCGGTTGGAGACGATCATCTTCGGGCCGGCCGACTTCATGGCCTCGATCAACATGAAGTCGCTGGTCGTGGGCATGCAGCCGCCCGGCTACGGCGCGGACGCCTACCACTACATCCTGATGCGGATCCTGATGGCGGCCCGCATGCACGACCTCCAGGCGATCGACGGCCCCTTCCTCCAGATCAAGAACGTCGACGGCTACCGCGAGGTCGCCGGGCGCGCGGCGGCCCTGGGCTTCGACGGCAAGTGGGTGCTGCACCCGGGCCAGGTCGACGCGGCCAACGAGGTCTTCTCCCCCTCGCAGGAGGACTACGACCACGCCGAGCTGATCCTCGACGCCTACGACTGGTGCACCTCCGAGGCCGGCGGCAAGAAGGGCTCGGCGATGCTCGGCGACGAGATGATCGACGAGGCCAGCCGCAAGATGGCCCTGGTCATCTCCGGCAAGGGCCGGGCGGCCGGGATGCGGCGCACCACCAAGTTCGAGATCCCGGAAGGCTGA
- a CDS encoding protein meaA, with protein sequence MTERQKDRPWLMRTYAGHSTAEASNELYRRNLAKGQTGLSVAFDLPTQTGYDPDHILARGEVGRVGVPVSHLGDMRRLFQDIPLEQMNTSMTINATAMWLLALYQVAAEEQGADIAQLQGTTQNDIVKEYLSRGTHVFPPGPSLRLTTDMIAYTVNHIPKWNPINICSYHLQEAGATPVQEISYAMATAIAVLDSVRDSGQVPPERFGEVVARISFFVNAGVRFIEEMCKMRAFGRIWDKVTRERYGIENDKQRRFRYGVQVNSLGLTEAQPENNVQRIVLEMLAVTLSKDARARAVQLPAWNEALGLPRPWDQQWSLRIQQVLALESDLLEYEDIFAGSHVIEAKVESLVAECLAEIDRIQEMGGAMAAVESGYLKGELVSSHAERRARIETGEDKIVGVNCFQQTEENPLTADLDGAIMTVDPAVEALTVERIGRWRAERQESADRQGGGDPFVFPTVMQALDRLKEAAAGDENLMEATLECARAGVTTGEWSTALREVFGEFRAPTGVSSAPVAVTAEEGTPMALVRAKVSRTADELGSGRLRLLVGKPGLDGHSNGAEQIAVRARDAGFEVVYQGIRLTPEEISSAALAEDVHCVGLSILSGSHSALVPDVLERLRAAGAGDIPVVLGGIIPNADAVALKAAGVAAVFTPKDFGITEIIGRIVDEIRKANKLHPLGDADDTATETSDTKNTAASTEVPA encoded by the coding sequence ATGACAGAGCGCCAGAAGGACCGTCCGTGGCTCATGCGGACGTACGCCGGCCACTCCACGGCCGAGGCGTCCAACGAGCTGTACCGCCGCAACCTCGCCAAGGGCCAGACCGGCCTGTCGGTCGCGTTCGACCTGCCGACGCAGACCGGCTACGACCCCGACCACATCCTCGCCCGCGGCGAGGTCGGCCGGGTCGGGGTCCCGGTCTCCCATCTGGGCGACATGCGGCGGCTGTTCCAGGACATCCCCCTGGAGCAGATGAACACCTCGATGACGATCAACGCCACCGCCATGTGGCTGCTGGCGCTCTACCAGGTGGCCGCCGAGGAGCAGGGCGCGGACATCGCCCAGCTCCAGGGCACCACCCAGAACGACATCGTCAAGGAGTACCTCTCGCGCGGGACGCACGTCTTCCCGCCCGGGCCCTCGCTCCGCCTGACGACGGACATGATCGCGTACACGGTCAACCACATCCCGAAGTGGAACCCGATCAACATCTGCAGCTACCACCTGCAGGAGGCCGGGGCCACGCCCGTCCAGGAGATCTCCTACGCGATGGCCACGGCCATCGCCGTCCTGGACTCCGTGCGCGATTCGGGCCAGGTCCCGCCGGAGCGCTTCGGCGAGGTCGTCGCCCGCATCTCCTTCTTCGTGAACGCGGGCGTCCGCTTCATCGAGGAGATGTGCAAGATGCGCGCCTTCGGCCGCATCTGGGACAAGGTCACCCGCGAGCGCTACGGCATCGAGAACGACAAGCAGCGCCGCTTCCGCTACGGCGTCCAGGTCAACTCGCTCGGCCTGACCGAGGCGCAGCCGGAGAACAACGTCCAGCGCATCGTGCTGGAGATGCTGGCCGTCACCCTCTCCAAAGATGCCCGCGCCCGCGCCGTGCAGCTGCCCGCCTGGAACGAGGCGCTGGGCCTGCCCCGGCCCTGGGACCAGCAGTGGTCGCTGCGCATCCAGCAGGTCCTGGCCCTCGAGAGCGACCTGCTGGAGTACGAGGACATCTTCGCCGGCTCGCACGTCATCGAGGCCAAGGTCGAGTCCCTGGTGGCCGAGTGCCTGGCGGAGATCGACCGGATCCAGGAGATGGGCGGCGCTATGGCGGCCGTCGAGTCCGGGTACCTGAAGGGCGAGCTGGTCTCCTCGCACGCCGAGCGGCGGGCCCGGATCGAGACCGGCGAGGACAAGATCGTCGGCGTCAACTGCTTCCAGCAGACCGAGGAGAACCCGCTCACCGCCGACCTGGACGGGGCCATCATGACGGTGGACCCGGCGGTCGAGGCGCTGACCGTGGAGCGGATCGGCCGCTGGCGGGCCGAACGCCAGGAGTCCGCGGACCGGCAGGGGGGCGGCGACCCGTTCGTCTTCCCGACGGTGATGCAGGCCCTGGACCGGCTGAAGGAGGCCGCCGCGGGGGACGAGAACCTGATGGAGGCCACCTTGGAGTGCGCCCGCGCGGGCGTCACGACCGGCGAGTGGTCCACCGCGCTGCGCGAGGTGTTCGGGGAGTTCCGGGCGCCGACCGGGGTCTCCTCGGCCCCGGTGGCCGTGACCGCCGAGGAGGGGACCCCCATGGCCCTCGTCCGCGCGAAGGTCTCCCGCACCGCCGACGAGCTCGGCTCCGGCCGGCTGCGGCTGCTGGTCGGCAAGCCCGGCCTGGACGGGCACTCCAACGGCGCCGAGCAGATCGCCGTACGGGCCCGCGACGCCGGTTTCGAGGTGGTCTACCAGGGCATCCGGCTGACGCCGGAGGAGATCTCCTCCGCGGCCCTGGCCGAGGACGTGCACTGCGTGGGCCTGTCCATCCTGTCCGGCTCGCACAGCGCGCTCGTCCCCGACGTCCTGGAGCGGCTGCGCGCGGCGGGGGCGGGTGACATCCCCGTCGTCCTCGGGGGCATCATTCCGAATGCCGACGCCGTGGCGCTCAAGGCCGCCGGGGTGGCCGCGGTCTTCACCCCGAAGGACTTCGGCATCACGGAGATCATCGGCCGTATCGTCGACGAGATCCGCAAGGCGAACAAGCTCCACCCGCTCGGCGACGCCGACGACACCGCTACCGAAACCAGCGACACCAAGAACACCGCTGCAAGCACGGAGGTCCCCGCATGA